A single genomic interval of Carassius gibelio isolate Cgi1373 ecotype wild population from Czech Republic chromosome A22, carGib1.2-hapl.c, whole genome shotgun sequence harbors:
- the LOC127943327 gene encoding uncharacterized protein LOC127943327 → MDPVDQLLHLRQEGLSIEEYVHRFCHPLMVVNGQDFSQDSQPPAAPSLEDPRSSSLAFKTWTPLRSVNPLVSPWLKALSSPLWPISQLAPPGFLVPPAPPWSFVNLPSPRDYNPPALPRLSIPLAPLGSSFPPSPTWSLVALAPPWPSGTPPSPRSPESSAPPWPSDPSVLLWLFGSPSSPWAPLSTCSVSVSRTPETFCFTPLMGPSSNSIMDC, encoded by the exons ATGGATCCAGTAGACCAGCTATTACATCTTCGTCAAGAAGGCCTATCTATTGAGGAGTATGTTCACCGGTTCT GCCATCCTTTGATGGTGGTGAATGGTCAGGATTTTTCTCAGGACAGCCAGCCTCCAGCTGCACCAAGCTTGGAGGATCCCAGATCTTCGTCTCTGGCCTTCAAGACCTGGACTCCACTTCGGTCCGTCAACCCTTTGGTGTCACCTTGGCTCAAAGCTCTCTCATCTCCATTATGGCCCATCAGTCAACTGGCCCCGCCAGGCTTCCTCGttcctccggctccaccttggtcattCGTCAACCTGCCCTCACCTCGGGACTATAATCCTCCGGCTTTGCCTCGTCTCTCCATCCCTCTGGCTCCATTGGGCTCCTCTTTCCCTCCATCTCCGACTTGGTCCTTGGTCGCTCTGGCTCCACCGTGGCCTTCTGGAACCCCACCTTCTCCTCGGTCACCAGAGTCGTCGGCTCCTCCATGGCCCTCTGATCCCTCAGTGTTACTCTGGCTCTTCGGCTCTCCATCTTCACCTTGGGCCCCCCTGTCCACCTGCTCTGTTTCTGTCAGTCGGACCCCTGAAACCTTCTGTTTCACTCCCCTCATGGGTCCTTCCTCCAACTCCATCATGGACTGTTAG